The proteins below come from a single Leptolyngbya iicbica LK genomic window:
- the thiD gene encoding bifunctional hydroxymethylpyrimidine kinase/phosphomethylpyrimidine kinase: protein MANSLTPPVALTIAGSDSGGGAGIQADLRTFAFHQVHGTSALTCITAQNTCGVTRVDALPPEAVVAQMQAVIQDIGVQSAKLGMLLNTGIMTAVSEAIAQSSVPAWVIDPVMVSRTGAQLIDDAAIATLKTRLVPQATVLTPNRYEAQILGDLEIHTLADMEIAAQKIFDLGPQAVLVKGGGMPGELRGVDVWYDGHEPITLTTETIDTQDTHGTGCTLSAAIAANLALGKATFTAVQHAKNYVTQALQYSLRIGQGQGPVGHFFPLLEASEYGEIA from the coding sequence GTGGCTAATTCGCTGACTCCTCCCGTTGCCCTGACGATCGCTGGTTCTGACAGTGGGGGCGGTGCCGGAATTCAGGCTGACTTACGCACCTTTGCCTTTCACCAAGTGCATGGGACGAGCGCACTCACTTGCATCACTGCCCAAAATACCTGCGGCGTCACTCGCGTCGATGCCCTGCCGCCCGAAGCAGTTGTGGCCCAAATGCAAGCTGTCATTCAGGACATCGGCGTGCAGAGTGCCAAACTCGGGATGCTGTTAAACACGGGCATTATGACTGCGGTTTCGGAAGCGATCGCCCAATCCTCGGTTCCCGCTTGGGTGATTGATCCGGTGATGGTGTCGCGCACTGGGGCGCAACTGATTGACGATGCCGCGATCGCCACCCTCAAGACTCGTCTGGTGCCCCAAGCGACGGTGCTGACGCCTAACCGTTACGAGGCGCAGATTTTAGGCGATCTCGAAATTCACACCCTGGCCGACATGGAAATTGCCGCGCAAAAAATCTTTGATTTGGGACCGCAAGCAGTGCTGGTCAAAGGTGGGGGCATGCCGGGGGAGTTGCGCGGGGTGGATGTGTGGTATGACGGTCACGAGCCGATCACGCTTACCACTGAAACCATTGATACCCAAGACACCCACGGCACGGGATGTACGTTGTCAGCCGCGATCGCGGCTAACCTCGCTTTAGGCAAAGCCACTTTTACCGCTGTTCAACACGCTAAAAATTATGTCACTCAAGCCTTGCAGTACTCTCTGCGGATTGGCCAGGGGCAAGGCCCAGTCGGGCACTTTTTTCCGCTGTTAGAAGCTTCAGAATACGGTGAGATTGCTTGA
- the ftsZ gene encoding cell division protein FtsZ — MSSNSASTDFDDNGFEMNGSHLSVQDDASSQVGGAQVTLSPTSSTSEDSSDSPKTASGEMLLNGETVPSNIAKIKVIGVGGGGCNAVNRMIHSGLSGIEFWTVNTDAQALLNTATENRLQIGQKLTRGLGAGGNPAIGQKAAEESRDEIAASLEESDLVFITAGMGGGTGTGAAPVVAEVAKESGALTVGVVTRPFTFEGRRRTGQADDGIEALQSRVDTLIVIPNDRLLSVISEQTPVQEAFQSADDILRQGVQGISDIIMIPGLVNVDFADVRAVMADAGSALMGIGMGSGKSRAREAAIAAISSPLLESSIDGASGAVFNITGGADLTLHEVNSAAEIIYEAVDPNANIIFGAVIDERMQGEVQITVIATGFNLESHGGQIDASRITPLKRNNLASKPSPSSPEPPNSGPGGLDIPEFLQRRRPNR; from the coding sequence ATGTCTTCTAATTCAGCGTCGACTGATTTCGATGACAACGGTTTTGAGATGAACGGCTCCCATCTTTCAGTCCAAGATGATGCTTCATCGCAGGTAGGGGGTGCTCAAGTTACTCTTAGCCCAACCTCTAGTACATCTGAAGACAGCAGCGATAGCCCCAAAACGGCTTCTGGAGAAATGCTCCTAAACGGTGAGACTGTGCCCAGTAATATTGCAAAAATCAAAGTTATCGGTGTCGGCGGCGGCGGCTGTAATGCAGTCAATCGCATGATTCACAGTGGTCTTTCTGGAATTGAGTTCTGGACAGTCAATACAGATGCCCAAGCCCTGCTCAACACCGCGACCGAAAATCGCTTGCAAATCGGCCAAAAGTTGACCCGAGGCCTGGGGGCAGGCGGTAACCCGGCCATCGGTCAAAAAGCAGCAGAGGAATCGCGCGATGAAATTGCTGCGTCTCTCGAAGAATCAGATTTAGTATTTATCACGGCTGGCATGGGCGGCGGCACCGGTACGGGCGCGGCTCCGGTCGTGGCCGAAGTGGCCAAAGAGTCCGGCGCACTGACGGTGGGGGTCGTTACTCGGCCCTTTACGTTTGAAGGTCGTCGTCGCACCGGGCAGGCAGATGACGGAATTGAGGCCTTGCAGAGCCGCGTCGATACGCTGATTGTGATTCCCAATGATCGCCTGCTGTCCGTCATTTCAGAGCAAACCCCGGTTCAAGAAGCCTTTCAGTCTGCTGATGATATTTTGCGCCAGGGCGTACAGGGCATTTCCGACATCATCATGATTCCGGGCTTAGTCAATGTAGACTTCGCCGACGTGCGAGCAGTGATGGCCGATGCGGGTTCAGCGTTGATGGGCATTGGCATGGGCTCTGGCAAGTCCCGGGCGCGGGAAGCCGCGATCGCGGCTATTTCTTCGCCGCTGTTAGAGTCTTCCATTGATGGTGCTTCTGGTGCGGTCTTCAACATCACGGGTGGGGCCGATTTGACCCTACATGAAGTCAACTCTGCGGCTGAGATCATCTACGAAGCGGTTGACCCCAATGCCAATATTATTTTTGGTGCCGTGATTGATGAGCGAATGCAGGGTGAAGTCCAGATTACGGTCATTGCTACCGGCTTTAATCTGGAGTCCCATGGTGGTCAAATCGATGCCTCCCGCATTACGCCGCTGAAGCGCAACAACTTGGCAAGCAAGCCGTCCCCTTCGTCACCGGAGCCTCCAAATAGCGGGCCAGGCGGTTTAGATATTCCTGAGTTTTTACAGCGTCGCCGTCCTAATCGGTAA
- a CDS encoding cell division protein FtsQ/DivIB — translation MTNLATPSPEELADRRRSLKRQRRLRNLQHLWRVVAITGLAASAIWLIRNPFWLLLRDQQQVLIDGNEMLSDDAIYQVLGLEYPQRIFDIEPEQLVKRLRTEAPVAYAQVNRQLFPPRVEITLQERIPVAVTVPSRPLANDQSKPSPMHQPGLLDSEGYWIAQSAVVGLNQDFALPTLQVRGFHARYRSQWPRLYEAIQSSPVEIQEIDLRSPNNLIIQTAVGTVHLGIYDARRLSEQLAILPQLSQLTSDPQAPPVDYVDLANPQVPAVKLAEPPTETQTTP, via the coding sequence ATGACCAACCTTGCCACCCCCTCTCCTGAAGAACTTGCGGATCGTCGGCGTAGCCTCAAACGGCAGCGACGCCTTCGCAACTTGCAGCATCTATGGCGCGTAGTGGCCATCACGGGCTTAGCGGCTAGCGCGATTTGGCTCATTCGTAATCCGTTTTGGCTGCTCCTGCGTGACCAGCAGCAAGTCCTGATCGACGGCAATGAAATGTTGTCGGATGACGCCATCTACCAAGTCTTAGGGCTGGAATATCCCCAGCGTATTTTTGATATTGAGCCTGAGCAACTGGTAAAGCGGTTGCGAACGGAGGCGCCCGTGGCCTATGCCCAAGTCAATCGTCAACTGTTTCCGCCCCGCGTTGAAATCACCCTGCAAGAACGCATTCCAGTAGCGGTGACGGTGCCCTCACGACCGCTGGCGAACGACCAGTCGAAACCGAGCCCCATGCATCAGCCGGGCCTGCTGGACTCCGAAGGATATTGGATTGCCCAAAGTGCGGTGGTGGGGCTCAATCAAGATTTTGCGTTGCCCACTTTGCAGGTGCGAGGGTTTCACGCCCGCTATCGTAGCCAATGGCCTCGACTATATGAGGCCATTCAGTCGAGCCCCGTCGAGATTCAAGAAATCGACTTGCGATCGCCCAATAATCTGATCATTCAGACTGCGGTCGGCACCGTTCATTTGGGTATCTATGATGCGCGTCGCTTATCTGAACAATTAGCGATTTTGCCGCAGTTAAGTCAGTTAACGAGCGATCCCCAAGCGCCTCCGGTCGATTATGTGGATCTCGCGAATCCGCAGGTGCCCGCTGTGAAATTGGCTGAACCGCCCACAGAGACCCAAACAACACCTTAA
- the psaK gene encoding photosystem I reaction center subunit PsaK — MTYLSLLAAAVPSSPEWSPKVAVVMIVCNILAIAIGKFTIKYPSEGPAMPSPALFGGFGLPAVIGTTSFGHVLGAGAILGLSSLGVL; from the coding sequence TTGACTTATCTTTCTTTGCTAGCAGCCGCAGTGCCCAGCTCTCCTGAATGGAGTCCCAAAGTTGCTGTCGTGATGATTGTCTGCAACATTCTGGCGATCGCGATCGGCAAATTCACCATCAAATATCCCAGCGAAGGCCCCGCAATGCCTTCCCCCGCTCTTTTCGGCGGCTTTGGCTTACCCGCCGTCATCGGCACCACTAGCTTTGGTCACGTTCTCGGGGCGGGAGCCATCTTGGGGCTATCCAGCTTAGGCGTCCTCTAG
- a CDS encoding ShlB/FhaC/HecB family hemolysin secretion/activation protein — MNSRFLGISGGIAIAFLGIGKADAQIIPVAVSPMPDSDRETGLLAQIDLAQVDPGQDRLPEPELPVPLPPDEVTPEPTVPEPSPSPGADTPFPVTDVVVVGSSIFDDATLAAIVAPYENRDVTLAELQDAADEITQLYLNDGYITSRAVVSTQTVVDGVVQIDVIEGELEAILVEGTDTLEDYVRVRIAQGGTTPLNQGNLEDQLRLLRVDPMFDSVEASLRSGTGVGQSQLVVRVEEASTVGGSIFSDNYSPPSVGNVRVGANLQFRNLAGLGDTLFSSATWTTTAGSKVYEIGYRVPINPMNGTVLVRATPNEFEITDPNQPTFDLGTEGSTDIYEVSVRQPLVRTPRDEFALSLGYRYRDGSTLISGIITDSTTTSVLSFGQDYVHRDVSGAWALQSQFRLGTEEVDDTVTTVGDSDGFFSWIGQVQRVQRLNDDHLLQVQASLQLTPNSLPGSEKFFSGGGLSVRGYDQNQRFGDNGFRFSVEDQIVITRTEEGLPFFRLAPFLDGAYVWNDGDSAEVTDNNFLLGTGVGVLFNVLDGLNARADFAYPLIDVEELSTDDPPGLRFYFTLGYQF, encoded by the coding sequence ATGAACTCGCGCTTTCTTGGGATTTCTGGTGGCATTGCGATCGCGTTCTTAGGCATCGGTAAGGCCGACGCCCAAATCATCCCGGTTGCCGTTAGCCCAATGCCAGACAGTGATCGGGAGACAGGGCTGTTGGCCCAAATTGATTTAGCCCAAGTGGATCCTGGTCAAGACCGCCTGCCCGAGCCCGAATTGCCGGTGCCCTTGCCGCCCGACGAAGTGACGCCCGAACCGACGGTTCCAGAACCCTCGCCTTCGCCAGGGGCTGATACGCCTTTTCCGGTGACGGATGTGGTGGTGGTGGGCAGCAGTATTTTTGATGACGCCACCTTGGCCGCGATCGTCGCCCCCTACGAAAATCGCGACGTTACCCTCGCCGAATTGCAGGACGCCGCCGACGAGATTACCCAGCTGTATCTGAACGACGGTTACATCACCTCACGTGCGGTGGTGAGTACTCAAACTGTCGTCGATGGTGTGGTGCAAATTGACGTGATCGAAGGTGAGTTAGAAGCCATCTTGGTAGAAGGCACCGACACTTTAGAAGACTACGTCAGGGTACGCATTGCTCAGGGCGGCACGACGCCGCTAAACCAGGGCAATTTGGAAGACCAACTCCGACTGTTACGCGTTGATCCGATGTTTGACAGCGTGGAAGCCAGTCTGCGATCGGGCACGGGAGTGGGTCAAAGCCAGTTAGTAGTGCGGGTCGAAGAGGCCAGCACGGTGGGCGGCTCAATTTTCAGTGATAACTACTCGCCGCCTTCAGTGGGTAATGTGCGCGTCGGTGCTAACCTCCAATTTCGCAATCTGGCGGGCTTGGGTGATACGTTGTTTAGCTCGGCGACTTGGACAACCACCGCCGGTTCCAAAGTTTATGAAATTGGCTATCGGGTGCCGATTAATCCCATGAATGGGACGGTGCTGGTCCGTGCGACGCCTAACGAATTTGAAATTACGGATCCCAACCAACCGACGTTTGATCTGGGCACCGAAGGTTCTACCGATATTTACGAAGTGAGTGTGCGCCAGCCGTTAGTCCGCACCCCACGCGATGAGTTTGCCCTGTCGTTAGGCTATCGCTACCGTGACGGCTCGACGTTGATTTCAGGCATTATCACCGATTCCACGACGACCAGTGTCCTCAGTTTTGGGCAGGATTATGTGCATCGTGACGTGAGCGGTGCATGGGCCTTGCAGTCGCAGTTTCGGCTGGGTACCGAAGAAGTCGATGACACAGTGACGACGGTGGGCGATTCCGACGGCTTCTTTAGCTGGATTGGCCAAGTCCAGCGGGTGCAACGACTCAACGATGACCATTTGCTGCAGGTGCAAGCCAGTTTGCAACTCACGCCTAACTCATTGCCCGGTTCCGAAAAATTCTTTAGTGGCGGCGGATTGTCGGTGCGAGGATACGACCAAAACCAACGATTTGGCGATAATGGCTTCCGGTTTTCGGTGGAAGATCAAATTGTGATTACTCGCACCGAAGAAGGTTTACCGTTCTTTCGCTTGGCCCCTTTCTTAGACGGAGCTTACGTGTGGAATGACGGCGATAGTGCCGAGGTCACGGATAATAACTTCCTCTTAGGCACCGGTGTCGGTGTTTTATTCAATGTTTTGGATGGTCTGAATGCTCGGGCTGATTTTGCCTATCCGCTGATTGATGTGGAAGAGCTTTCTACCGATGATCCCCCTGGCTTACGGTTTTATTTCACCTTGGGATATCAGTTTTAG
- a CDS encoding bifunctional pantoate--beta-alanine ligase/(d)CMP kinase gives MRILTTIEGLQSCLAQWRQPTMIGPHPSIASVGLVPTMGALHPGHMSLIHQARQANDRVIVSIFVNPLQFGPQEDLTTYPRTLQQDIDQCTVAQVDALFCPSPETLYGQSAPTPEQFTQVVPIASMTTHLCGAYRPGHFQGVTTVVAKLLNLVMPNRAYFGRKDAQQLAILQRMAADLNWPIEIVGCPIVRESDGLAYSSRNQYLSATERSQAPVLYQALQSAQAAFAQGERDSQRLIQQVCTTLEQVPTLQPQYVEIVHPTNLQPLEQVTTVGLLAIAAYLGKTRLIDNTLLRSRQPIVAIDGPAGAGKSTVARLVADRLGLMYLDTGAMYRAVTWHVLTQEIDPADEVAVAEALANCQIRLATEPATAPGEPGLTRVWVNEAEITQAIRTAEVTAQVSTIAAQPTVRKVLLKQQQEYGTQGGVVMEGRDIGTHVFPAAELKVFLTASVEERARRRQRDLLAQNQPPVSIEALEEAIDERDRKDSTRRVAPLQKAEDAIELLTDGLSIEEVVERIVALFEDRLHRN, from the coding sequence GTGAGAATCCTGACCACAATTGAAGGATTACAAAGCTGTTTGGCTCAATGGCGACAGCCTACGATGATCGGCCCCCATCCCAGCATTGCCTCAGTGGGGCTGGTACCTACTATGGGCGCATTGCACCCTGGTCACATGAGCCTCATTCACCAAGCCCGGCAAGCAAACGACCGAGTCATTGTCAGCATTTTTGTCAATCCGCTGCAATTTGGCCCCCAAGAAGACTTGACCACTTATCCCCGCACACTCCAGCAGGATATTGACCAGTGCACCGTCGCCCAAGTCGATGCCTTGTTTTGCCCCTCACCCGAGACCCTATATGGTCAGTCAGCCCCAACTCCGGAGCAGTTTACGCAAGTGGTACCTATAGCCAGCATGACCACGCATTTATGCGGCGCTTATCGGCCCGGACATTTTCAAGGGGTGACGACCGTGGTGGCAAAACTGCTCAACCTAGTGATGCCTAATCGCGCCTACTTTGGGCGCAAAGATGCTCAACAACTGGCCATCCTTCAACGTATGGCAGCCGATCTGAATTGGCCGATCGAAATTGTCGGCTGTCCAATTGTGCGGGAATCGGATGGACTAGCCTACAGCTCTCGCAATCAGTACCTCTCGGCAACGGAGCGGAGCCAAGCCCCCGTTCTCTATCAGGCCTTGCAGTCAGCGCAAGCCGCATTTGCCCAAGGAGAACGCGACAGCCAGCGTTTGATTCAGCAAGTGTGTACTACCCTTGAGCAGGTGCCGACGCTCCAGCCGCAATATGTCGAAATCGTGCATCCAACAAACTTACAACCGTTAGAACAGGTGACCACTGTGGGACTCTTAGCGATCGCCGCTTATCTTGGCAAAACCCGTTTAATTGACAACACGCTGCTGCGTTCGCGGCAACCTATCGTGGCGATCGATGGCCCAGCTGGCGCGGGCAAATCAACGGTAGCGCGCCTCGTAGCCGATCGCCTTGGCCTGATGTACCTCGACACAGGTGCCATGTATCGGGCTGTTACCTGGCACGTCCTCACGCAAGAGATTGATCCTGCAGATGAGGTCGCCGTTGCCGAGGCGTTAGCCAACTGCCAAATTCGTTTAGCTACCGAGCCCGCAACTGCTCCCGGTGAACCAGGGCTGACGCGGGTGTGGGTCAATGAGGCCGAGATCACCCAAGCGATTCGGACAGCGGAGGTGACAGCTCAAGTCTCGACCATCGCTGCTCAACCGACGGTCCGAAAAGTCTTACTGAAGCAACAGCAAGAGTATGGGACTCAAGGCGGTGTCGTCATGGAAGGCCGCGATATTGGGACTCACGTGTTCCCCGCCGCAGAGCTCAAGGTCTTTCTCACAGCATCGGTCGAGGAGCGAGCACGGCGGCGGCAACGAGATCTGCTCGCTCAAAATCAGCCACCCGTCAGTATCGAGGCATTGGAAGAAGCCATTGATGAGCGCGATCGCAAAGACAGCACCCGTCGCGTTGCCCCCCTGCAAAAGGCTGAAGATGCGATTGAACTGTTGACCGATGGCTTGTCCATTGAAGAAGTTGTCGAGAGAATTGTGGCGCT